In Musa acuminata AAA Group cultivar baxijiao chromosome BXJ2-3, Cavendish_Baxijiao_AAA, whole genome shotgun sequence, the following proteins share a genomic window:
- the LOC135607652 gene encoding IQ domain-containing protein IQM1-like produces MGLSLSLLSWAWIRCLWPRTLGSTETKDVLARSISFGAKDIKMALRSLSFKPSDASNEAVSSVSDSTVTDEPLSFESRKPEVTELESTFAFENGVTDETKAELAFRCKSSMKLALPDPKLQHRLPQFSSPRPSNELDAAATKLQNVYKSYRTRRNLADCAVVVEELWWKALDFASLEHSSMSFFKVEKPETAVSRWARARTRAAKVGKGLSKDEKAQKLALQHWLEAIDPRHRYGHNLHCYYDVWFESESTQPFFYWLDVGDGREINLEKYPRSHLQNQRIQYLGPKEREAYEVMVKDGKLVYKVSGMPVCTTEGSKWIFVLSTSRVLYVGQKKKGAFQHSSFLAGGATTAAGRLVATQGVLQAIWPYSGHYLPTEDNFKEFITFLENNDVDLSNVKRCSVDDDDYPSLEKRNDEIEADANKADALAVSTTVEVTEATEPSEDPRPDETMENRVDEVVASEFDKRISCRWTTAAGARIGCVRDYPPDLRSKALEQANLSPRVTPSPSGSRVPIPSPRPSPRVRLSPRLQYMGIPTPTVALTLPMHVRR; encoded by the exons ATGGGTTTATCCCTCTCCTTGCTCTCGTGGGCTTGGATCCGATGCCTGTGGCCAAGAACACTTGGTTCCACGGAAACAAAAGATGTTCTAGCAAGATCCATCAGCTTCGGTGCAAAAGACATCAAGATGGCCTTGAGGTCACTCAGTTTCAAACCAAGTGATGCATCCAACGAGGCGGTTTCTAGTGTATCCGATAGCACCGTCACGGACGAGCCTTTAAGCTTCGAAAGCCGGAAGCCGGAAGTGACCGAGCTGGAATCCACATTTGCATTCGAGAATGGAGTCACAGATGAGACGAAAGCGGAACTAGCTTTCCGTTGTAAGAGCTCGATGAAACTCGCGCTCCCTGATCCGAAACTCCAACACCGCCTTCCCCAGTTTTCTTCACCTAGACCTTCGAACGAACTTGATGCGGCAGCCACCAAGCTGCAGAACGTCTACAAGAGTTACCGAACCAGAAGAAATCTAGCAGACTGCGCCGTCGTGGTCGAGGAGCTCTG GTGGAAGGCATTAGATTTTGCTTCTCTGGAGCATAGCTCTATGTCATTCTTCAAAGTTGAAAAACCAGAGACGGCGGTTTCGAGATGGGCAAGGGCTCGCACCAGAGCAGCCAAG GTTGgcaagggtttgtccaaagacgagAAGGCCCAGAAGCTAGCACTACAACACTGGCTGGAAGCG ATCGACCCCCGTCATCGGTACGGCCACAATTTGCATTGCTATTATGATGTGTGGTTCGAGAGCGAGAGCACCCAACCATTCTTTTACTG GTTGGATGTCGGCGATGGACGGGAAATAAATCTCGAAAAGTACCCAAGAAGCCATCTTCAGAACCAGCGCATCCAATATCTTGGACCG AAAGAGAGGGAAGCATATGAAGTCATGGTAAAGGATGGAAAGCTTGTCTACAAAGTGAGCGGAATGCCTGTTTGTACAACGGAAGGTTCCAAGTGGATATTTGTCCTAAGCACATCGAGAGTTTTGTACGTGGGACAG AAAAAGAAAGGCGCGTTCCAGCATTCGAGTTTTCTAGCCGGGGGAGCGACAACAGCTGCCGGAAGATTGGTTGCTACGCAAGGGGTACTCCAG GCGATATGGCCATACAGCGGTCATTACCTCCCGACCGAGGATAATTTCAAGGAATTTATCACCTTCCTTGAGAACAACGATGTAGACCTCAGCAATGTCAAG AGGTGTTCCGTCGACGATGATGACTACCCCTCCTTGGAGAAACGTAACGATGAGATAGAAGCTGACGCTAACAAGGCTGATGCATTAGCAGTTTCCACTACAGTCGAGGTCACGGAAGCTACGGAACCTTCGGAAGACCCCAGGCCAGACGAAACCATGGAAAACAGAGTGGACGAGGTGGTGGCGTCGGAGTTTGACAAACGCATATCATGTAGATGGACTACAGCTGCCGGGGCTCGCATCGGGTGCGTTCGGGATTACCCACCTGATCTCCGATCCAAGGCACTCGAGCAAGCGAACCTCTCACCGAGAGTTACTCCGTCACCCAGCGGAAGCAGAGTCCCTATCCCGTCTCCACGACCAAGCCCCAGGGTC